The following proteins are co-located in the Bombus vancouverensis nearcticus unplaced genomic scaffold, iyBomVanc1_principal scaffold0138, whole genome shotgun sequence genome:
- the LOC143305104 gene encoding omega-amidase NIT2-A-like, giving the protein MPEIEGDKLYNTCTIWGPDGTLIAKHRKVHLFDIDIPNKITFRESDSLSPGNFLTTFDVEGCKIGIGICYDIRFEEMARIYRNKGTVTESINT; this is encoded by the exons atgcctgaaatagagggcgataaattgtacaatacctgtactatttggggtcccgatggaacgttgatagcaaaacaccgaaag gtacatctattcgacatcgacattcctaataagattacttttcgagagagtgattcactcagtcctggtaacttcctaacgacgttcgatgtggagggctgcaaaataggtattggcatttgctatgatattagattcgaggaaatggcacgcatttatcggaacaaaggtacagtaactgaatcgatcaatacttaa